From Prevotella melaninogenica, the proteins below share one genomic window:
- a CDS encoding tetratricopeptide repeat protein — protein MNRNFLLALSLFMFLTLTSCNAQRNEKLCCGHKPDPAVIELHNQAVNAYTNHSNSPDSVKKAMTLLDCAIDKDPDYQLAYAHKAEYLKNQGDLIQALETLNAYLKRNPTEPYTLLGAGMFYEKLGNKKEAMDYYKRAEVNFKRLYEKDNDSAHEINRCFAIRLMEGPKKAKALYEAERDRLASTEEQRKINDVLVMSIIETPREQFFK, from the coding sequence ATGAATCGTAATTTTCTTTTGGCATTATCACTATTCATGTTTCTAACATTGACATCCTGCAATGCGCAACGCAATGAGAAACTTTGCTGTGGTCATAAACCTGACCCAGCTGTAATCGAGTTACACAACCAGGCAGTAAACGCATATACAAATCACTCGAACTCACCTGACTCTGTGAAGAAGGCGATGACTTTGCTTGATTGCGCTATTGATAAGGACCCCGACTATCAGCTTGCTTACGCTCACAAGGCGGAATATCTCAAAAATCAAGGTGATTTGATACAGGCGTTAGAGACGCTAAATGCTTACCTAAAGCGTAACCCAACAGAGCCTTACACACTTCTTGGTGCTGGTATGTTCTATGAGAAGTTGGGGAATAAGAAGGAAGCAATGGACTACTACAAGCGTGCTGAAGTAAACTTCAAGAGACTCTATGAGAAAGATAATGATAGTGCACACGAGATAAACCGATGTTTTGCCATCAGGTTAATGGAGGGACCTAAAAAAGCAAAGGCACTGTATGAGGCTGAGAGAGACCGCCTTGCCTCAACCGAAGAGCAACGCAAAATAAATGATGTCCTTGTGATGTCTATCATTGAAACCCCACGTGAACAGTTTTTTAAGTAG